A single region of the Brassica rapa cultivar Chiifu-401-42 chromosome A03, CAAS_Brap_v3.01, whole genome shotgun sequence genome encodes:
- the LOC103859994 gene encoding G-type lectin S-receptor-like serine/threonine-protein kinase CES101 isoform X1, with product MHIAIFYSEFIKANPLRAAETSSNDTVSRSNDINLLAVLLIPRKLWRMQILSLFNTVNFRQGESCCQTDTLLQGESLKDGQELVSAFNIFKLKFFNFKNSSNLYLGVWYNNLYLNDIQDRPVWIANRDNPIPRRPGSLTIDSLGRLKILRGASSLLLNLSSTESTGNTTLKLLDSGNLQLTEMGPGGSTRVLWQSFDYPTDTLLPGMKLGFNVKTKKRWELRSGLSDTLPASGSFVFGMDANISNLLTILWRGERYWASGLWFKGRFSLEAFNNYESVFSFNSTESERYFVFSVDRRYPETVFPTITIDQHGVLHINRLDRELAHVRCSPFTLSKEVSSRDRYRQDYSGRYEKEYRDWYEKENRDRYRDQYEREYSDQYGGKPRGWYEKNSSDCYGNKSRDCLQAGCTVPDMAHGLLNCNPFRSTYFEEAGPALLGSGSVVNETGGRLSSADCHVICLQNCSCVAYASTNVDGTGCEIWTDPCKLWYTDPTNNSSSFSPTSRSIYIREQGPTCMESDSGNYFPGFGGDRDNGNPVVWLIVGASLFLTILVIGVIIYKYKVKVTDIFRKTFYFLRGKTIQLSKAAFYFSREKIIQPSKAAFSYLWRKIIQPMNGFIGRKLLTLRYGSAVDRELLLRELGIDRRGRHRRSARKNNNELNIFSFESVALATDYFSDENLLGEGGFGPVYKGMLMSGEEVAIKRLSIASGQGLVEFKNEAMLIAKLQHTNLVQLLGCCIEKDEKMLIYEYMPNKGLDYFLFDPLRKNVLDWRLRFRIMEGIIQGLLYLHKYSRLKVIHRDIKASNILLDEDMNPKISDFGMARIFGAQESKANTRRVAGTFGYMCPEYFREGLFSAKSDVFSFGVLMLEIICGRKNNSFHHDSEGPLNLIVHVWNLFKENRVGEVIDSSLGDSALENPQVLRCFQVALLCVQEKPEDRPSMLDVVSMIYGDGNNALSLPKEPAFYDGPRRSSPDTEVEQPETENASVNRVSITVMEAR from the exons ATGCATATAGCCATATTTTACTCAGAATTTATTAAGGCTAACCCTCTGAGAGCTGCCGAGACTTCATCAAACGACACAGTTTCACGAAGCAATGACATAA ACTTACTCGCAGTGTTACTCATCCCCAGAAAGCTATGGAGAATGCAAATTTTAAGCCTTTTTAACACTGTTAACTTCAGacaag GAGAATCTTGCTGTCAAACGGATACTCTGCTTCAGGGGGAGTCCTTGAAAGATGGGCAAGAGCTGGTTTCAGCTTTCAACATCTTCAAGCTCAAGTTCTTCAACTTCAAGAACTCGAGCAACTTGTATCTTGGTGTTTGGTACAACAATTTGTATCTGAATGATATCCAAGACAGACCCGTCTGGATTGCTAACCGTGACAATCCGATTCCTAGACGCCCTGGAAGCCTCACGATTGACTCTCTTGGTAGGCTGAAGATTTTGAGAGGAGCATCAAGCCTACTGCTTAACCTGAGTTCTACTGAAAGCACTGGAAACACTACCCTTAAGCTGTTGGATTCTGGAAATCTCCAGCTCACGGAGATGGGTCCTGGTGGTTCCACGAGGGTTTTGTGGCAGAGCTTTGATTATCCGACTGATACTCTTCTCCCTGGGATGAAACTCGGTTTCAACGTCAAGACCAAGAAGAGATGGGAGCTGAGATCAGGGCTAAGTGATACTTTACCAGCTTCTGGATCTTTTGTCTTTGGGATGGATGCCAATATATCAAACTTATTGACCATCTTGTGGCGTGGAGAAAGGTATTGGGCAAGTGGGCTCTGGTTCAAAGGTCGTTTCTCCTTGGAGGCATTCAACAACTACGAATCGGTCTTCTCTTTTAACTCAACAGAGAGTGAACGCTACTTCGTGTTTTCAGTTGATCGCCGCTATCCTGAAACAGTGTTTCCCACGATAACGATAGACCAGCATGGCGTTCTGCATATAAACAGGCTTGACAGAGAGCTAGCTCATGTCCGTTGCTCTCCTTTCACTTTGAGTAAAGAGGTCAGTTCCAGGGATCGGTATAGACAAGATTACAGCGGTCGGTATGAGAAAGAGTACAGAGATTGGTATGAGAAAGAGAACAGAGATCGGTATAGGGACCAGTATGAGAGAGAGTACAGTGATCAGTATGGGGGAAAACCCAGAGGTTGGTATGAAAAAAATTCCAGCGATTGTTATGGGAACAAATCCAGGGATTGTTTGCAGGCTGGTTGCACAGTCCCTGATATGGCACATGGGTTACTGAACTGCAATCCCTTTCGCTCTACCTATTTCGAAGAGGCAGGACCAGCTTTACTAGGCAGTGGTTCTGTTGTTAATGAGACCGGTGGAAGACTTAGTTCAGCTGATTGCCATGTTATATGTCTGCAGAACTGTTCTTGTGTTGCCTATGCCTCAACTAATGTGGATGGTACGGGCTGCGAGATATGGACTGATCCCTGCAAGCTGTGGTATACTGATCCTACCAACAACAGCTCGTCTTTTTCTCCTACTTCCAGAAGTATATACATTCGTGAACAAGGTCCGACATGTATGGAAAGTGATTCGGGAAATTATTTTCCGGGCTTTGGGGGAGACAGAGACAATGGAAATCCAGTAGTTTGGCTAATTGTTGGAGCATCACTCTTTCTAACCATACTTGTGATTGGTGTCATCATCTATAAGTATAAAGTAAAAG TAACTGATATATTCCGCAAAACATTCTACTTTTTACGTGGGAAAACCATTCAACTTAGCAAGGCCGCTTTTTACTTTTCACGGGAGAAAATCATTCAACCAAGTAAGGCGGCGTTTAGCTATCTATGGAGGAAAATCATTCAACCAA TGAATGGTTTCATTGGGAGGAAGCTTCTAACACTGAGGTACGGTTCAGCAGTAGACCGCGAATTGTTGCTGCGTGAACTGGGAATTGATAGGAGAGGCAGGCACAGGAGAAGTGCAAGGAAGAATAATAATGAACTTAACATTTTTAGCTTTGAGAGTGTAGCCTTGGCAACAGATTACTTCTCTGATGAGAACTTGCTTGGTGAAGGAGGTTTTGGTCCTGTCTATAAG GGGATGTTGATGAGTGGGGAAGAAGTGGCGATCAAGAGACTATCAATAGCATCAGGGCAAGGACTAGTGGAGTTCAAGAACGAGGCCATGCTTATTGCAAAACTTCAACACACGAATCTCGTGCAGTTGCTAGGATGTTGCATTGAGAAGGATGAGAAAATGTTGATTTACGAGTACATGCCTAACAAGGGCCTTGATTACTTCCTCTTTG ATCCATTGAGGAAAAATGTTTTAGATTGGAGGCTGAGGTTTAGGATCATGGAAGGGATCATTCAAGGGCTTTTGTACCTTCACAAGTACTCGAGATTGAAAGTAATACACAGAGACATCAAAGCCAGTAACATTTTGCTGGATGAGGATATGAATCCGAAGATATCGGATTTTGGGATGGCTCGGATATTTGGCGCCCAAGAATCCAAAGCCAACACCAGAAGAGTTGCTGGAACATT tGGCTATATGTGTCCTGAGTACTTCAGAGAAGGGCTATTCTCGGCTAAATCAGATGTGTTCAGCTTCGGTGTTCTGATGCTTGAAATAATTTGTGGAAGGAAGAACAATAGCTTCCACCATGACTCAGAAGGACCTCTCAATCTCATAGTTCAT GTGTGGAATCTGTTTAAAGAGAACAGAGTTGGCGAGGTGATAGATTCTTCTTTGGGAGATTCTGCACTTGAGAACCCTCAAGTGTTGAGATGCTTTCAAGTTGCTCTCTTGTGTGTACAAGAAAAGCCAGAAGACAGACCAAGTATGTTAGATGTTGTGTCCATGATATACGGCGACGGAAACAATGCTCTTTCTTTGCCTAAAGAGCCAGCTTTCTATGATGGTCCCCGGAGAAGCTCACCAGATACAGAGGTTGAGCAACCAGAAACGGAAAATGCATCAGTAAATAGAGTTTCCATCACGGTGATGGAAGCAAGGTGA